One window from the genome of Salvia miltiorrhiza cultivar Shanhuang (shh) chromosome 7, IMPLAD_Smil_shh, whole genome shotgun sequence encodes:
- the LOC130995560 gene encoding ATP sulfurylase 2 isoform X1, which produces MSVTIRLQHMSSASSSTAITTIKKSRYATKFHPKTIYHPNSLAPLVFPHKKMQSLSKSRSDNPAVTVKSSLIEPDGGALVDLVVPESQRAAKIAEAEALPKVRLSKIDVEWVHVVSEGWASPLKGFMREDEYLQSLHFNCVRMEDGSLVNMSLPIVLPIDDEVKGQIGDSSSVALVGTDGDLVAILSSIEIYKHNKEERIARTWGTTAPGLPYVEEVISAAGNWLIGGDLQVLKPIKYNDGLDHYRLSPKQLRDEFDRRKADAVFAFQLRNPVHNGHALLMNDTRRRLLEMGYKNPILLLHPLGGFTKADDVPLDVRMEQHSKVLEDGVLDPETTIVSIFPSPMHYAGPTEVQWHAKARINAGANFYIVGRDPAGMGHPTEKRDLYDPDHGKKVLSMAPGLEKLNILPFKVAAYDTKAKQMAFFDPSRAKEFLFISGTKMRAYARSGENPPDGFMCPGGWQVLVRYYESLQAEDSPKKQTVNA; this is translated from the exons ATGTCGGTAACAATTAGGCTACAGCATATGAGCAGTGCATCATCATCAACTGCCATAACCACAATCAAGAAAAGCCGTTACGCCACCAAATTTCACCCCAAAACCATATACCATCCCAACTCATTGGCCCCACTTGTGTTCCCTCACAAAAAGATGCAGTCTTTATCAAAATCTCGCTCCGACAATCCCGCAGTGACGGTGAAGAGCTCCCTGATAGAGCCGGACGGCGGCGCGCTGGTGGATCTCGTGGTGCCTGAGAGCCAGAGGGCGGCGAAGATCGCGGAGGCGGAGGCGCTGCCGAAGGTGAGGTTGAGCAAGATTGATGTGGAGTGGGTGCATGTGGTAAGTGAGGGGTGGGCTAGCCCCCTCAAGGGTTTTATGAGAGAGGATGAGTATTTGCAAAGCTTGCATTTCAATTGTGTGAGAATGGAGGATGGCAGTTTGGTAAATATGTCTTTGCCCATTGTGTTGCCCATTGATGATGAGGTCAAGGGACAAATTGGGGATTCCAGTAGTGTTGCATTGGTTGGAACTGATGGTGACTTGGTTGCCATTCTTAGCAG CATTGAAATATACAAGCACAACAAAGAGGAAAGAATTGCAAGAACATGGGGAACCACAGCTCCGGGATTACCTTACGTTGAGGAGGTGATTAGCGCGGCTGGCAACTGGCTCATAGGTGGAGATCTTCAAGTGCTAAAGCCTATCAAGTACAATGATGGTCTTGATCACTACAGGCTTTCTCCAAAGCAGCTTCGTGATGAATTCGACAGACGTAAGGCGGATGCAGTCTTTGCTTTTCAGCTGAGAAATCCAGTACATAATGGTCATGCTTTGCTCATGAACGACACTCGTAGGAGGCTTTTGGAAATGGGTTACAAGAACCCAATTCTTTTGCTGCATCCTTTGGGTGGCTTTACTAAGGCTGATGATGTTCCACTCGATGTTCGCATGGAACAACATAGCAAG GTGCTCGAAGACGGGGTTCTGGATCCTGAAACTACGATCGTCTCTATCTTCCCTTCACCGATGCATTATGCTGGACCGACTGAAGTGCAATGGCATGCAAAGGCACGAATCAATGCAGGTGCGAATTTCTACATAGTAGGCCGCGATCCTGCTGGTATGGGTCACCCAACAGAGAAGAGGGACCTGTACGATCCAGATCACGGGAAGAAGGTGCTTAGCATGGCTCCTGGTCTCGAAAAGCTGAACATTCTTCCCTTCAAG GTTGCTGCATACGATACTAAAGCCAAGCAGATGGCATTTTTTGACCCCTCTCGCGCTAAAGAATTTCTCTTCATATCTGGAACTAAA ATGAGGGCTTATGCAAGAAGCGGCGAGAACCCACCCGATGGTTTTATGTGTCCAGGCGGATGGCAAGTTTTGGTGAGATACTACGAGAGCCTGCAGGCTGAGGATTCTCCAAAAAAGCAGACTGTCAATGCTTAA
- the LOC130995560 gene encoding ATP sulfurylase 2 isoform X2 yields the protein MSVTIRLQHMSSASSSTAITTIKKSRYATKFHPKTIYHPNSLAPLVFPHKKMQSLSKSRSDNPAVTVKSSLIEPDGGALVDLVVPESQRAAKIAEAEALPKVRLSKIDVEWVHVVSEGWASPLKGFMREDEYLQSLHFNCVRMEDGSLVNMSLPIVLPIDDEVKGQIGDSSSVALVGTDGDLVAILSSIEIYKHNKEERIARTWGTTAPGLPYVEEVISAAGNWLIGGDLQVLKPIKYNDGLDHYRLSPKQLRDEFDRRKADAVFAFQLRNPVHNGHALLMNDTRRRLLEMGYKNPILLLHPLGGFTKADDVPLDVRMEQHSKVLEDGVLDPETTIVSIFPSPMHYAGPTEVQWHAKARINAGANFYIVGRDPAGMGHPTEKRDLYDPDHGKKVLSMAPGLEKLNILPFKVAAYDTKAKQMAFFDPSRAKEFLFISGTKMRAYARSGENPPDGFMCPGGWQVLVRYYESLQAEDSPKKQTVNA from the exons ATGTCGGTAACAATTAGGCTACAGCATATGAGCAGTGCATCATCATCAACTGCCATAACCACAATCAAGAAAAGCCGTTACGCCACCAAATTTCACCCCAAAACCATATACCATCCCAACTCATTGGCCCCACTTGTGTTCCCTCACAAAAAGATGCAGTCTTTATCAAAATCTCGCTCCGACAATCCCGCAGTGACGGTGAAGAGCTCCCTGATAGAGCCGGACGGCGGCGCGCTGGTGGATCTCGTGGTGCCTGAGAGCCAGAGGGCGGCGAAGATCGCGGAGGCGGAGGCGCTGCCGAAGGTGAGGTTGAGCAAGATTGATGTGGAGTGGGTGCATGTGGTAAGTGAGGGGTGGGCTAGCCCCCTCAAGGGTTTTATGAGAGAGGATGAGTATTTGCAAAGCTTGCATTTCAATTGTGTGAGAATGGAGGATGGCAGTTTGGTAAATATGTCTTTGCCCATTGTGTTGCCCATTGATGATGAGGTCAAGGGACAAATTGGGGATTCCAGTAGTGTTGCATTGGTTGGAACTGATGGTGACTTGGTTGCCATTCTTAGCAG CATTGAAATATACAAGCACAACAAAGAGGAAAGAATTGCAAGAACATGGGGAACCACAGCTCCGGGATTACCTTACGTTGAGGAGGTGATTAGCGCGGCTGGCAACTGGCTCATAGGTGGAGATCTTCAAGTGCTAAAGCCTATCAAGTACAATGATGGTCTTGATCACTACAGGCTTTCTCCAAAGCAGCTTCGTGATGAATTCGACAGACGTAAGGCGGATGCAGTCTTTGCTTTTCAGCTGAGAAATCCAGTACATAATGGTCATGCTTTGCTCATGAACGACACTCGTAGGAGGCTTTTGGAAATGGGTTACAAGAACCCAATTCTTTTGCTGCATCCTTTGGGTGGCTTTACTAAGGCTGATGATGTTCCACTCGATGTTCGCATGGAACAACATAGCAAG GTGCTCGAAGACGGGGTTCTGGATCCTGAAACTACGATCGTCTCTATCTTCCCTTCACCGATGCATTATGCTGGACCGACTGAAGTGCAATGGCATGCAAAGGCACGAATCAATGCAGGTGCGAATTTCTACATAGTAGGCCGCGATCCTGCTGGTATGGGTCACCCAACAGAGAAGAGGGACCTGTACGATCCAGATCACGGGAAGAAGGTGCTTAGCATGGCTCCTGGTCTCGAAAAGCTGAACATTCTTCCCTTCAAG GTTGCTGCATACGATACTAAAGCCAAGCAGATGGCATTTTTTGACCCCTCTCGCGCTAAAGAATTTCTCTTCATATCTGGAACTAAA ATGAGGGCTTATGCAAGAAGCGGCGAGAACCCACCCGATGGTTTTATGTGTCCAGGCGGATGGCAAGTTTTGGTGAGATACTACGAGAGCCTGCAGGCTGAGGATTCTCCAAAAAAGCAGACTGT